DNA from Candidatus Limnocylindria bacterium:
GCCTTCGGCGTTCTGACTTCGCTCGTCTCCGTGCGTGAGCAAGCTCCCGCACTCCGCCTCGCTAGTCAGTAAGGGCTCCGCCCTCGCCGTGGCTCGCGTCGGCGTCCTCGGCCTCCAGGGCGACTTCAGCGAGCACCTCAGCACCTTGCGAGGCATCGGCGCCGAGGGCGTCGACGTGCGCAGGCCGGAACAGCTCGACGACATCGAGGCCCTCATCATCCCCGGCGGCGAGAGCACGACGATCGGCAAGCTCGCCGATAAGTACGGGATCATCCCGAAACTTCGCGAGCGCGCGAAGGACGGCATGCCTGTCTGGGGCACCTGCGCCGGCGCGATCTTCCTCGCGAAGGATGTGCCGGGTCATCCGCATCCGCTCGCGGAGCTCATGGACATCACGGTCGAGCGCAACGCGTTCGGTCGGCAGATCGACTCGTTCGAAGCGGATCTCGACGTGAAGGGCATGTCGGGCGGTCCGTTCCACGCCGTCTTCATCCGTGCGCCGAAGATCACGCGCATCGGTTCAGGCGTCGAGGTGCTCGCCCGGCTTGAAGACGGCACCGTGGTCGCGGCACGCGACGGCAATGTGCTCGCGACGTCTTTCCACCCTGAGCTCACGCACGATGAGCGCTTCCACCGTCTCTTCCTGTCGCTCGGGAAGCGCTGAAGCCGGGTGCCCGCGCGCGCGGCAACGCCATTCGACATGCGTCGTATCTCGGCGCTGCTGGAGTCCGCGCTGCG
Protein-coding regions in this window:
- the pdxT gene encoding pyridoxal 5'-phosphate synthase glutaminase subunit PdxT, with product MSKLPHSASLVSKGSALAVARVGVLGLQGDFSEHLSTLRGIGAEGVDVRRPEQLDDIEALIIPGGESTTIGKLADKYGIIPKLRERAKDGMPVWGTCAGAIFLAKDVPGHPHPLAELMDITVERNAFGRQIDSFEADLDVKGMSGGPFHAVFIRAPKITRIGSGVEVLARLEDGTVVAARDGNVLATSFHPELTHDERFHRLFLSLGKR